In the genome of Vicinamibacterales bacterium, the window GTGCGGCGCGCGACCCGCGACCGCCTCAACCACATCAAGCTCGACGTCCAGGAAACCGGCGACAGCGTAATCATTGAGGCCAACAAGAAGGACAGCGACTGGTCCGAGCGCAACGACAACGTCGTCGAGACCGACCTGAACATCGAGGTGCCGTCAGACGTCATGGTCGATGTCGACGCATTTTCGAGCGACGTGATCGTCAAGGACGTCCGCGGCACCCTCCGCGTCAAGACCTTCTCGGGCAGCGTCGATCTGTCTGGCAGCGACAAGGCGATTCACGCCGAAACGTTCAGCGGCAACATCGACGTCAGGATTTCGCAGGGAACGGCTGCGTCGATCGACTTCGACAGCTTCAGCGGTGAGCTGCGCACCGACGTGCCGATGACCTTTCGGTCGTCGAACCGCCGTCGCGTGCGCGCCGACATCGGTGCGGGCGGTATCGACTACTACTTCAAGACGTTCTCCGGCGACGTGCGCATTCAATAGCCGCCGCCTGATAAGCTGTCGGCGTGAAGCGGCGGGCTCTGCTGTTGCTCCTGCTGTGCGCGGCGTGTGCGCGGCCGGAATCCAGGTTCTCGCTCGACAACGCTCGCGCGCACGTGCAGATGCTCGCGGGCACAATCGGCTGTCGCGCCATCGGCACGCCTGAGAACGCCCGCGCGCGCGCCTACCTCGTCGATCAGCTGCGCCTCTACGGCTACGACGTGCGCGTGCAGGAGACCGACGCGCGGCGGCCCGACCTTGGCAGGACGGCGCACGTCTTCAACATCATCGCCGTCAAGGCCGGCGCCGAGTCGGCGGCGCTCGGGCTGGTGTCGCACTACGACTCGTCGCCCGACGCACCTGGAGCCGCCGACGACGGGCTCGGCGTCGCGGTGTCGCTGGAGACGGCGCGGCTGCTGGCGGCGCGCGGCGACCGTCGGCACGCGCTCTTCGTCCTGATCACCGACGGAGAGGAAGCCGGGCTGATGGGCGCCGCCGGGCTCGTCACCGATCGCGAGGTGATGGGCCGACTGCAGGCGTACATCAACATCGAGGCGACGGGCAACGACAGCGGGGCGCTGCTGTTCGAGGCCGGGCCGGCGAACGGCTGGATCGTCGCGCCGTGGGCGCGGCGGGCGTCGCATCCGCGGGGCACGTCGTACGGCATCGAGATCTATCGCCGCCTGCCGAACGACACCGATTTTTCGATCCTGAAGCGGCACGACCTGCCCGGGCTCAACTTCGCCGCCGTCGGAGACAGCTACGCCTATCACACCGCGCGCGACACCGCCGATCGGCTCACCGATCGCGCGCTGCTCGAAACGGGAGAGAACGTGGTGGACACGGCGATCGCGCTCGACGCCCTCGACCTGAGTGCGCGCGACAACGCGCCGCGAACCACGTTCTTCGACGTCGGCCGGACGTTCGCGCTCTCGTGGGGACCCGGCGTCTCCTGGTCGATCGCGGCCGCGTCCCTCGTCTTCGGCCTGCTGGCGTGGTTTCGAACCGTGGGCGCCAGCCTGCGGATGCTGGGCGGATGGCGCTGGGCGCTCGAGGGCGTGTGGACGATCGTTGGCGTGGCGCTGGTCGCGGCCGCGATGGTCGGCGGCACCTGGGCGCTGCGGGAATCGCGGGCTGTCTACCATCCGTGGTACGCGCAGCCTGGCCGGCTGTTCGTGCTGCTGATCGTCCTCGGGACGTTGGCCGGCTGGCTGGCAAGCCGCCTCGGCGCACAGCTCCCGGCCCGCGCGCACGGTCCGCGGCATCC includes:
- a CDS encoding DUF4097 family beta strand repeat-containing protein, giving the protein MTISTRLAVPALLGALLFSLPAAAQATQTETERVDRTAAIHPGGQLRLKNFSGHVTVTGTNRADVAIHAVRRATRDRLNHIKLDVQETGDSVIIEANKKDSDWSERNDNVVETDLNIEVPSDVMVDVDAFSSDVIVKDVRGTLRVKTFSGSVDLSGSDKAIHAETFSGNIDVRISQGTAASIDFDSFSGELRTDVPMTFRSSNRRRVRADIGAGGIDYYFKTFSGDVRIQ
- a CDS encoding M28 family peptidase; the protein is MKRRALLLLLLCAACARPESRFSLDNARAHVQMLAGTIGCRAIGTPENARARAYLVDQLRLYGYDVRVQETDARRPDLGRTAHVFNIIAVKAGAESAALGLVSHYDSSPDAPGAADDGLGVAVSLETARLLAARGDRRHALFVLITDGEEAGLMGAAGLVTDREVMGRLQAYINIEATGNDSGALLFEAGPANGWIVAPWARRASHPRGTSYGIEIYRRLPNDTDFSILKRHDLPGLNFAAVGDSYAYHTARDTADRLTDRALLETGENVVDTAIALDALDLSARDNAPRTTFFDVGRTFALSWGPGVSWSIAAASLVFGLLAWFRTVGASLRMLGGWRWALEGVWTIVGVALVAAAMVGGTWALRESRAVYHPWYAQPGRLFVLLIVLGTLAGWLASRLGAQLPARAHGPRHPMFVWSVTLPLWVVLAGVMGATAPSAAYLWTLPLLVAGIGLLAIPVGNIHAVRIVSVVVLGVAGTLWLRDCAELLRFLVALLARLPLITPVWLYAAVMLAAGAMVVPPLVAAVAATRPLVRPALGTACLLAAAAIAGGLAHAAPAYTYREPQRRSVRMFVESNASTATVEVASQEPGLDLDAGAPGGWFRATDALQGSVPWPRFALPFVFRTSVPSPGPPPAAAAFTVTPVAAGSEVTVTVVPREPGLSVAFLAPEHVTPARSNLPGIVTGGRWRALYVAIPVDGVTWQASFKAGTEGALPSATAILLSTRLPGGTGWQSLPAWLPQQNAVWHAEAMWALR